Proteins encoded together in one Balaenoptera ricei isolate mBalRic1 chromosome 2, mBalRic1.hap2, whole genome shotgun sequence window:
- the MFGE8 gene encoding lactadherin has translation MPGPRLLAALCGALLCASGLFAFSGDFCDSSQCLHGGTCLLDQDRKPPFHCLCPEGFTGLICNETERGPCFPNPCHSDAECHVIDDFHRGDVFTQYICKCPHGYTGIHCEIVCISPLGMETGAIADSQISASSMHFGFMGLQRWAPHLARLHLTGIVNAWTSSNYDRNPWIQVNLMRKMRVTGVVTQGASRAGSAEYLKTFKVAYSTNGRKFQFIQGAGESGDKIFMGNVDNSGLKVNLFETPLEVQYVRLVPVICHRGCTLRFELLGCELNGCAEPLGLKNNTIPSKQITASSFYKTWGLSAFSWYPSFARLDNQGKFNAWTAQTNSASEWLQIDLGSQKRVTGIITQGARDFGHIQYVAAYKVAYGDDGVNWTEYRDQGAVESKIFPGNMDNNSHKKNMFEVPFLARFVRILPVAWHNRITLRVELLGC, from the exons CCAGGACAGAAAACCCCCCTTCCACTGCCTCTGCCCTGAAGGCTTCACAGGCCTCATATGCAATGAGACTGAGAGAG gtCCCTGTTTCCCAAATCCCTGCCACAGTGATGCCGAATGCCATGTGATTGACGACTTCCACCGAGGGGATGTCTTCACCCAGTACATCTGCAAGTGCCCTCATGGCTACACAGGCATCCACTGTGAGATCG tctGCATCTCGCCGCTGGGCATGGAGACGGGCGCTATCGCCGACTCCCAGATCTCTGCCTCGTCCATGCACTTTGGTTTCATGGGTTTGCAGCGCTGGGCCCCGCATCTGGCCCGCCTGCACCTCACGGGCATTGTCAACGCATGGACGTCCAGCAACTACGACAGAAACCCCTGGATCCAG GTGAACCTGATGCGGAAGATGCGGGTGACGGGCGTGGTGACGCAGGGTGCTAGCCGCGCAGGCAGTGCCGAGTACCTGAAGACTTTCAAGGTGGCCTACAGCACCAATGGGCGCAAGTTCCAGTTCATCCAGGGTGCAGGGGAGTCAGGAGATAAG ATATTTATGGGTAATGTGGACAACAGCGGCCTGAAGGTCAACCTGTTTGAAACCCCTTTGGAGGTGCAGTATGTGAGACTGGTGCCCGTGATCTGCCACCGGGGCTGCACCCTTCGCTTTGAGCTCCTTGGCTGTGAGTTGAATG GATGCGCCGAACCCCTAGGCCTGAAGAACAACACCATCCCCAGCAAGCAGATCACAGCCTCCAGCTTCTACAAAACCTGGGGCCTCAGTGCCTTTAGCTGGTATCCCTCCTTTGCACGGCTGGATAATCAGGGCAAGTTCAACGCCTGGACCGCCCAGACCAACAGTGCCTCTGAGTGGCTGCAG attGACCTGGGCTCTCAGAAGCGAGTGACCGGCATCATCACCCAGGGGGCCCGAGACTTTGGCCACATCCAGTATGTGGCAGCCTACAAGGTGGCCTATGGTGACGATGGTGTGAACTGGACTGAGTACAGGGACCAGGGTGCCGTGGAAAGCAAG ATCTTCCCTGGCAACATGGACAATAATTCCCACAAGAAGAACATGTTTGAGGTGCCTTTCCTGGCTCGCTTTGTGCGCATCCTGCCTGTGGCCTGGCACAACCGCATCACCCTTCGCGTGGAGCTGCTGGGCTGTTAG